A genomic stretch from Mesoplodon densirostris isolate mMesDen1 chromosome 3, mMesDen1 primary haplotype, whole genome shotgun sequence includes:
- the LOC132485318 gene encoding 60 kDa heat shock protein, mitochondrial-like, with protein sequence MLRLPAVLRQIRPVSRALAPHLTRAYAKDVKFGADARALMLQGVDLLADVAVTMGPKGRTAIIEQSWGSPKVTKDGVTVAKSIDLKDKYKNTGAKLVQDVANNTNEEAGDGTTTATVLARSIAKEGFEKISKGANPVEIRRGVMLAVDAVIAELKKQSKPVTTPEEIAQVATISANGDKEIGDIISDAMKKVGRKGVITVKDGKTLNDELEIIEGMKFDRGYISPYFINTSKGQKCEFQDAYVLLSQKKISSVQSIAPALEIANAHRKALDIIAEDVDGEALSTLVLNRLKVGLQVVAVKAPGFGDNRKNQLKDMAIATGGAVFGEEGLTLNLEDVQPHDLGKVGEVIVTKDDAMLLKGKGDKAQIEKCIQEIIEQLDITTSEYEKEKLNERLAKLSDGVAVLKVGGTSDVEVNEKRDRVTDALNATRAAVEEGIVLGGGCALLRCLPALDSITPANEDQKIGIEIILKTLKIPAMTIAKNAGVEGSLIVEKILQSSSEVGYDAMLGEFVNMVEKGIIDPTKVVRTALLDAAGVASLLTTAEVVVTEIPKEEKDPGMGGMGRM encoded by the coding sequence ATGCTTCGATTGCCCGCAGTCCTTCGCCAGATTAGGCCAGTGTCCAGGGCACTGGCTCCTCATCTCACTCGGGCTTATGCCAAAGATGTAAAATTTGGTGCAGATGCCCGAGCCTTAATGCTTCAAGGTGTAGACCTTTTAGCTGATGTAGCCGTTACTATGGGGCCAAAGGGAAGGACGGCGATTATTGAACAGAGTTGGGGAAGTCCCAAAGTGACAAAAGATGGTGTGACTGTTGCGAAGTCCATTGacttaaaagataaatataaaaatactggTGCGAAACTTGTTCAAGATGTTGCCAATAACACAAACGAAGAGGCTGGGGATGGCACCACTACTGCTACTGTACTGGCACGCTCCATTGCCAAGGAAGGCTTCGAGAAGATTAGCAAAGGTGCTAATCCAGTGGAAATCAGGAGAggtgtgatgttagctgttgaTGCTGTAATTGCTGAACTTAAGAAGCAGTCTAAACCTGTGACAACCCCAGAAGAGATCGCCCAGGTTGCTACGATTTCTGCAAATGGAGACAAAGAAATCGGCGACATCATTTCTGATGCGATGAAAAAGGTTGGAAGAAAGGGCGTTATCACAGTAAAGGATGGAAAAACACTGAATGATGAATTAGAAATTATTGAAGGCATGAAGTTTGATAgagggtatatctctccatactTTATTAATACATCAAAAGGTCAGAAATGTGAATTCCAAGATGCCTATGTTCTGTTAAGTCAAAAGAAAATTTCTAGTGTCCAGTCCATTGCTCCTGCTCTTGAAATTGCCAATGCTCACCGTAAGGCCTTGGACATAATTGCTGAAGATGTTGATGGAGAAGCTCTAAGTACACTCGTTTTGAATAGGCTGAAAGTTGGTCTTCAGGTTGTAGCAGTTAAAGCTCCAGGTTTTGGTGACAATAGAAAGAACCAGCTTAAAGACATGGCTATTGCTACTGGTGGTGCAGTATTTGGAGAAGAAGGACTAACTCTAAATCTTGAAGATGTTCAGCCTCATGACTTAGGAAAAGTTGGAGAGGTCATTGTGACCAAAGATGATGCCATGCTCTTGAAAGGAAAAGGTGATAAGGCTCAAATTGAAAAGTGTATTCAAGAAATCATCGAGCAGTTAGATATTACAACTAgtgaatatgaaaaggaaaaattgaatgAACGTCTGGCAAAACTCTCAGATGGTGTTGCTGTGCTAAAGGTTGGTGGGACAAGTGATGTTGAAGTGAATGAAAAGAGAGACAGAGTTACAGATGCCCTTAATGCTACACGAGCTGCTGTTGAAGAAGGCATTGTTTTGGGAGGGGGCTGTGCCCTGCTTCGGTGCCTTCCAGCCTTGGATTCAATAACTCCAGCTAATGAAGATCAAAAAATtggtatagaaattattttaaaaacactcaaAATTCCTGCAATGACCATTGCTAAGAATGCAGGTGTCGAAGGATCATTGATAGTTGAGAAAATTTTGCAAAGTTCTTCAGAAGTTGGTTATGATGCTATGCTTGGAGAATTTGTGAATATGGTGGAAAAAGGAATCATCGATCCAACTAAGGTTGTAAGAACTGCATTACTGGATGCTGCTGGAGTGGCCTCTCTGTTAACTACAGCAGAAGTTGTAGTCACAGAAATTCCTAAAGAAGAGAAGGATCCTGGAATGGGTGGAATGGGTAGGATGTGA